From a region of the Bacillus sp. SM2101 genome:
- a CDS encoding VanZ family protein has protein sequence MQKVIKASLGISFFIYLLALVVILFLGSSRGYVHTDLSLFEYIKNSSNIVPFKTISTYIKAIFDGSMNMDIPIKNIFGNLILFLPMGVYLPFFKQNFTKVSVFSISMILLLFVIEIVQLVTKRGRFDIDDFILNILGAFIGFGIWKLKVIEKYLNKTSNYNSTNDAGD, from the coding sequence ATGCAAAAAGTAATTAAAGCTAGTTTAGGTATTAGCTTCTTCATTTATTTATTGGCACTGGTTGTTATATTGTTTTTGGGGTCAAGTAGAGGTTATGTACATACAGACCTTTCACTATTTGAATATATAAAAAACTCATCAAATATTGTTCCATTCAAAACAATAAGTACATATATTAAAGCAATATTTGATGGAAGTATGAATATGGATATACCTATAAAAAATATTTTCGGTAATTTAATTTTGTTCTTACCGATGGGTGTTTATCTACCATTTTTTAAACAGAATTTTACCAAAGTAAGTGTATTTTCTATTTCAATGATTTTGCTATTATTCGTGATTGAAATTGTACAATTAGTTACCAAGAGAGGAAGGTTTGATATTGATGATTTCATCCTAAATATTCTGGGTGCTTTTATAGGATTTGGAATTTGGAAGTTGAAAGTTATTGAAAAATACCTAAATAAAACTAGTAATTATAATTCGACTAACGATGCTGGTGATTAG